A section of the Pseudomonas sp. FP453 genome encodes:
- a CDS encoding GNAT family N-acetyltransferase encodes MSTSLADWKGVPAPTVQLLEGRFIRLEKLDPARHGDALFEALQGPGADPKLWDYLPYGPFPERSAFNDWLNKHAAHSDPYFFSVIDRATGQVQGILSLMSIVPEQGRIEIGHVTFGAPMQRSPKSTEAVYLLAKYAFDQGNRRLEWKCNNANGRSKYAAERLGFSFEGVFRQHTVVKGRNRDTAWYSIIDAEWPAIGAGFERWLSDENFKDDAQVKTLLECRTAPI; translated from the coding sequence ATGTCCACTTCCCTCGCCGACTGGAAAGGCGTCCCGGCCCCCACGGTGCAACTGCTTGAAGGGCGCTTCATCCGCCTGGAAAAGCTCGACCCGGCGCGCCATGGCGACGCTCTGTTCGAAGCCTTGCAAGGCCCTGGCGCCGACCCCAAGCTGTGGGACTACCTGCCCTACGGCCCTTTCCCCGAGCGCAGCGCATTCAATGACTGGCTGAACAAGCACGCGGCCCACAGCGACCCGTACTTTTTCAGCGTGATCGACCGCGCGACCGGCCAAGTGCAAGGCATCCTCAGCCTGATGTCCATCGTGCCCGAGCAAGGCCGTATCGAAATCGGCCACGTGACCTTTGGCGCCCCCATGCAGCGCTCGCCCAAAAGCACCGAGGCGGTGTACCTGCTGGCCAAGTACGCCTTCGACCAGGGCAACCGCCGCCTGGAGTGGAAGTGCAACAACGCCAATGGCCGCTCCAAATACGCCGCAGAGCGGCTGGGGTTCAGCTTCGAGGGGGTGTTCCGCCAGCATACGGTGGTGAAGGGCAGGAACCGGGACACCGCGTGGTATTCGATCATCGACGCGGAATGGCCGGCGATCGGGGCAGGCTTCGAACGGTGGCTGTCGGACGAGAACTTCAAGGACGATGCCCAGGTGAAGACGCTGTTGGAATGCCGCACCGCGCCTATCTAA
- a CDS encoding polyamine ABC transporter substrate-binding protein — MKMLTSLALCAAVLSGAVQAEEKTLKVYNWFDYITPKALEDFKAQNPQIKLVYDIFDTNEALEAKLLTGNSGYDVVVPSNVFLAKQIEAGVFQPLDRSQLPNWNHLDPKLMKLIEANDPGNKFAVPYMYGTILIGFNPDKVKAVLGPNAPVDSWDLIFKEENISKLKQCGVALLDSPSEILPLALQHLGLDPNSSNPKDYVKAEALLMKIRPYITYFHSSKYMADIANGDICVAVGYSGSFSQAANRAKEAKNGVTVDMRLPKEGAPIWFDMLAIPKGAQNPQDAYTFINYLLQPQVIAPVSDFVGYPNPNKDATELVDPAIRNNPNLYPIDAAMTTLYTLKPLARDAERARTRAWTKIKSGT, encoded by the coding sequence ATGAAGATGCTCACCTCCCTGGCCCTGTGCGCTGCCGTTTTGAGCGGCGCCGTGCAGGCCGAAGAAAAAACCCTCAAGGTCTACAACTGGTTCGACTACATCACCCCCAAGGCGCTGGAAGACTTCAAGGCGCAGAACCCGCAGATCAAGCTGGTGTACGACATCTTCGACACCAACGAAGCCCTGGAAGCCAAGCTGCTCACCGGCAACTCCGGCTATGACGTGGTGGTGCCGTCCAACGTGTTCCTGGCCAAGCAGATCGAAGCCGGCGTGTTCCAGCCCCTGGACCGCAGCCAGTTGCCCAACTGGAACCACCTCGACCCCAAGCTGATGAAGCTGATCGAAGCCAACGACCCCGGCAACAAGTTCGCCGTGCCCTACATGTACGGCACCATCCTGATCGGCTTCAACCCGGACAAGGTCAAGGCCGTGCTGGGCCCGAACGCGCCGGTGGACAGCTGGGACCTGATCTTCAAGGAAGAAAACATCAGCAAGCTCAAGCAATGTGGCGTGGCCTTGCTTGATTCGCCGTCGGAGATCCTGCCGCTGGCCCTGCAACACCTGGGCCTGGACCCCAACAGCAGCAACCCCAAGGATTACGTCAAGGCTGAAGCGCTGCTGATGAAAATCCGCCCATACATCACCTACTTCCACTCCTCCAAATACATGGCCGATATCGCCAATGGCGACATCTGCGTGGCCGTGGGTTACTCGGGGAGTTTTTCCCAGGCTGCCAATCGCGCCAAGGAAGCCAAGAACGGCGTGACCGTGGACATGCGCCTGCCCAAGGAAGGCGCGCCGATCTGGTTCGACATGCTCGCCATCCCCAAAGGTGCGCAGAACCCGCAGGACGCCTACACCTTTATCAACTACCTGTTGCAACCCCAGGTGATCGCGCCGGTCAGCGACTTTGTCGGCTACCCCAACCCGAACAAGGATGCGACCGAGCTGGTGGACCCAGCGATCCGCAACAACCCCAACCTGTACCCGATCGATGCGGCGATGACCACGCTGTACACCTTGAAACCGTTGGCCCGTGATGCCGAGCGTGCGCGGACGCGCGCCTGGACCAAGATCAAATCCGGTACCTGA
- a CDS encoding PLP-dependent aminotransferase family protein: MSPITPPLSFNPAGIELDRRQGLTRQLYDALRQRVLDGRLVSGTRLPASRDLAAALSISRNSVVRAYDQLYAEGFIESRVGDGTYVAQLPAAKKLSTKVSTGLRTGLSPALSTKWSNLPEDLDNEVIHSGGLARIKTHHLSQPPAGPPRAFRVGVPAFDLFPFEVWAKLNGAFWRKPDLEQLCYGDPAGDARLRSLIAAYLRSSRGMQCAAEQIVITSGAQQAISLCAQLLVEPGDGVAVENPGYRAAGHAFALAGGKLHGVPVDGEGIDCQVLNTLEDCRVAYVTPSHQYPLGVVMSLARRLELLAWAARTGGWIIEDDYDGEYRYSGAPLSPLAALDRSGRVLYVGTFGKVAFPALRLGYLVLPPGLVDAFSRRRAVDMRHSEVSTQAVMAEFMAAGHFQRHIRRMRRAALSRRNALLAGWPCGLPGMGELPSVAAGLHMTVRVDSLAREQQLLTQAHAAGVEINGLSSYWLAQSTTPEDQRAGLVLGFAAVPEADIAEALARLRQAWRIAR, translated from the coding sequence ATGTCGCCCATCACGCCGCCGTTGTCCTTCAACCCTGCGGGAATCGAGTTGGATCGTCGCCAAGGGCTGACACGCCAGCTGTATGACGCCCTGCGCCAACGGGTGCTGGACGGACGGCTGGTCAGTGGCACGCGCTTGCCCGCCAGCCGCGACTTGGCGGCGGCGCTGTCGATCTCGCGCAACAGCGTGGTGCGCGCCTACGATCAGCTGTATGCCGAAGGCTTTATCGAAAGCCGGGTCGGTGATGGCACTTATGTGGCGCAACTGCCTGCGGCAAAAAAACTATCCACAAAAGTATCCACAGGCTTACGCACAGGCTTATCCCCAGCCTTATCCACAAAATGGTCAAATTTGCCGGAAGATCTCGACAATGAAGTTATCCACAGCGGCGGTTTGGCGCGGATAAAAACCCACCATCTGTCACAACCTCCAGCGGGGCCGCCACGGGCCTTTCGCGTGGGCGTGCCGGCGTTCGATCTGTTCCCGTTTGAAGTGTGGGCCAAGCTGAATGGGGCCTTCTGGCGCAAGCCAGACCTGGAACAACTGTGTTATGGCGACCCGGCGGGGGATGCCCGGCTGCGCAGTTTGATCGCGGCTTATTTGCGCAGCTCCCGGGGCATGCAGTGCGCGGCTGAACAAATAGTGATCACCAGTGGCGCACAGCAAGCGATTAGCCTTTGTGCACAGTTGCTGGTGGAGCCCGGCGACGGCGTCGCTGTGGAAAACCCGGGCTACCGCGCGGCAGGTCATGCGTTTGCCCTGGCCGGGGGGAAATTGCACGGCGTGCCGGTGGATGGCGAGGGTATCGACTGCCAGGTGCTCAACACGCTGGAAGACTGTCGTGTGGCCTACGTCACACCGTCCCATCAATACCCGCTGGGGGTGGTGATGAGTCTGGCGCGGCGCCTGGAATTGCTGGCCTGGGCCGCGCGCACGGGCGGCTGGATCATCGAGGACGATTACGACGGCGAGTACCGCTACAGCGGCGCACCCTTGTCTCCCCTGGCGGCGCTGGATCGCAGTGGCCGGGTGCTCTATGTCGGCACCTTCGGCAAGGTGGCGTTTCCGGCCTTGCGCCTGGGCTATCTGGTGCTGCCGCCGGGCCTGGTGGACGCGTTTTCCCGGCGCCGGGCCGTGGACATGCGCCACTCCGAGGTCAGCACCCAGGCGGTGATGGCCGAGTTCATGGCCGCCGGGCACTTTCAGCGCCACATCCGGCGCATGCGCCGGGCTGCGTTGAGCCGGCGCAATGCCTTGCTGGCCGGTTGGCCTTGCGGCTTGCCCGGTATGGGCGAACTGCCCAGCGTTGCGGCGGGGCTGCACATGACGGTGCGCGTGGACAGCCTGGCCCGCGAGCAGCAGTTGCTGACGCAGGCTCACGCGGCGGGGGTCGAGATCAACGGCTTGAGCAGCTATTGGCTGGCGCAATCGACCACGCCCGAGGACCAGCGTGCCGGCTTGGTTTTGGGTTTTGCGGCGGTGCCTGAGGCTGACATCGCCGAGGCGCTGGCGCGGTTGCGCCAGGCTTGGCGTATTGCCCGTTAG
- a CDS encoding GNAT family N-acetyltransferase, which yields MSQIDIRQVSAADHAAWLPLWQAYLKFYNTELPDAVSQSTWQRLVDASEPTYSALAWQDGKAVGMVNFIYHRSNWSIENSCYLQDLLVDPSQRGTGVGRKLIEFVYATAKADGCAKVHWLTHETNATAIQLYERIAERPGFIQFRKGL from the coding sequence ATGAGTCAGATCGATATCCGCCAGGTCAGCGCCGCCGACCACGCTGCGTGGCTGCCTTTGTGGCAGGCGTACTTGAAGTTCTACAACACCGAACTGCCGGACGCGGTCAGCCAAAGCACCTGGCAGCGCCTGGTCGACGCCAGCGAGCCCACCTACTCGGCACTGGCCTGGCAGGACGGCAAGGCGGTGGGCATGGTCAATTTCATCTATCACCGCTCCAATTGGAGCATCGAGAATTCCTGCTACTTGCAGGATCTGCTGGTGGACCCGAGCCAACGCGGCACCGGCGTGGGCCGCAAGCTGATCGAATTCGTCTACGCCACCGCCAAGGCCGACGGCTGCGCCAAGGTGCACTGGCTGACCCACGAGACCAACGCCACCGCGATCCAACTCTACGAACGCATCGCCGAACGTCCCGGCTTTATCCAATTTCGCAAAGGTCTTTAA
- a CDS encoding histone deacetylase family protein, which produces MLTIYSDDHHLHHGRCELMDGQLMPCFEMPSRANHVLQRVKDRNLGPVQAPQDFGLAPLQRIHSRDYLDFFKGAWARWTEYGQDGDLLPYTWPARTLRRVLPTSLHGQLGYYSFDGGAPITAGTWQAAYSAAQVALTAQQAIQQGAHSAFALCRPPGHHAASDLMGGYCYLNNAAIAAQAFLDQGRQKVAIIDVDYHHGNGTQSIFYERSDVLFTSIHGHPEAEFPFFLGYADERGQGAGEGFNFNYPLPAGSGWEQWSAALEEACKQTEHYAADIIVVSLGVDTFKDDPISQFKLDSPDYLAMGRRLARLGKPTLFVMEGGYAVEEIGINAVNVLEGFEQEGSAR; this is translated from the coding sequence ATGCTGACGATCTACTCCGACGATCACCATCTGCACCACGGACGCTGCGAGCTGATGGACGGGCAACTGATGCCCTGCTTCGAAATGCCTTCGCGCGCCAACCATGTGCTGCAACGGGTCAAGGACCGCAACCTCGGCCCGGTGCAGGCGCCGCAAGACTTCGGCCTGGCGCCCCTGCAACGCATCCACAGCCGCGACTATCTCGACTTCTTCAAAGGTGCCTGGGCGCGCTGGACCGAATACGGCCAGGACGGTGACCTGCTGCCCTACACTTGGCCCGCACGCACCCTGCGCCGAGTGTTACCCACCAGCCTGCATGGCCAACTCGGTTACTACAGCTTCGATGGCGGCGCACCGATCACCGCTGGAACTTGGCAAGCCGCCTACAGCGCGGCGCAAGTGGCACTCACCGCCCAGCAGGCGATCCAACAAGGCGCCCACAGTGCCTTTGCCCTCTGCCGCCCCCCTGGGCATCACGCCGCCAGCGACTTGATGGGCGGTTACTGCTACCTCAACAACGCCGCCATCGCCGCCCAGGCGTTTCTCGACCAGGGCCGGCAAAAGGTCGCGATCATCGACGTGGACTACCACCACGGCAACGGCACCCAGTCGATTTTCTACGAACGCAGCGACGTGCTGTTCACCTCGATCCATGGCCACCCGGAAGCGGAGTTTCCGTTTTTTCTCGGTTATGCCGATGAACGGGGCCAAGGTGCAGGCGAAGGTTTCAACTTCAACTATCCGCTGCCGGCCGGCTCCGGTTGGGAGCAGTGGAGCGCAGCGCTGGAGGAGGCGTGCAAGCAAACCGAACACTACGCCGCCGACATCATCGTGGTGTCCCTGGGCGTAGACACATTCAAAGACGACCCGATTTCCCAGTTCAAGCTCGACAGCCCGGACTACCTGGCCATGGGCCGACGCCTCGCGCGCCTGGGCAAGCCCACCCTGTTCGTGATGGAAGGCGGCTACGCTGTGGAAGAAATCGGCATCAACGCCGTCAACGTCCTCGAAGGTTTCGAACAAGAAGGATCTGCCCGATGA
- a CDS encoding AraC family transcriptional regulator, translated as MLHSHLTTLNAVSLVLATFKDHGLPGETLLAGSGIGMADLSRADSRITTCQELRVCANAVALRHDIGLDLGQRMHVSSYGLLGYALLTSATLGDALRLALRYPALLGTLFELSLVEDGGQVWLTAGDYRESPALAAFNVEFCLVSMKVICDDLLGRTLPLHQARFDYPAPAYHARYTERFECQLQFDATASGFAFDQHWLQQPLPLADAITHRAMAERCRKQNSEFTGRQAWLNRVRQLLADQLHAAPGLEGLAAQMKCSARTLRRHLHALGCSYQQLLDELRFEQAKQWLAQDQMPIHRIAEQLGFSETASFRHAFVRWSGVAPSLMRH; from the coding sequence ATGTTGCATTCGCACCTCACCACCCTCAACGCCGTGTCCCTGGTCCTGGCGACCTTCAAGGACCACGGCCTGCCCGGCGAGACACTGCTCGCGGGCAGCGGCATAGGCATGGCCGACTTGAGCCGTGCCGACAGCCGCATCACCACGTGCCAGGAGCTGCGGGTATGCGCCAATGCCGTGGCCCTGCGCCACGACATCGGCCTGGACCTGGGCCAGCGCATGCACGTGTCGTCCTACGGCCTGCTGGGTTATGCCCTGCTCACCAGTGCCACCTTAGGTGACGCTTTGCGCCTGGCGCTGCGCTACCCGGCGCTATTGGGAACACTTTTCGAGCTGAGCCTGGTGGAGGACGGCGGGCAGGTCTGGCTAACCGCTGGCGACTATCGGGAGAGCCCGGCACTGGCAGCGTTCAATGTGGAGTTTTGCCTGGTGTCGATGAAAGTTATCTGCGATGACTTGCTTGGCCGCACGTTGCCCCTGCATCAAGCGCGCTTCGACTACCCGGCACCGGCCTACCACGCCCGCTATACCGAGCGGTTCGAGTGCCAGCTGCAATTCGATGCCACCGCCAGCGGGTTTGCCTTCGACCAGCACTGGCTGCAACAACCCCTGCCCCTGGCAGATGCCATCACCCATCGCGCCATGGCCGAGCGCTGCCGCAAACAGAATTCCGAGTTCACCGGGCGCCAGGCCTGGCTCAACCGTGTGCGCCAATTGCTGGCTGACCAACTGCACGCCGCCCCCGGCCTGGAGGGCTTGGCTGCGCAGATGAAGTGCTCTGCACGTACGCTGCGCCGACACCTGCACGCCTTGGGTTGCAGCTATCAGCAATTGCTCGATGAGTTGCGCTTTGAGCAGGCCAAGCAGTGGCTGGCACAAGACCAGATGCCGATTCATCGCATCGCCGAACAATTGGGCTTCAGCGAAACCGCGAGTTTCCGCCATGCGTTTGTGCGCTGGAGCGGGGTGGCGCCCAGCCTTATGCGCCATTGA
- a CDS encoding FMN-binding negative transcriptional regulator gives MYTPRAFALDDLPELHQLIQHTRLAQLVTFGEQGLLASHLPLLLQPEEGPNGTLYGHLAKANPQWRDLQNGSEALVIFAGAEAYISPAFYPAKAEHGKVVPTWNYIAVHAYGKAEVFDDAERLLAVVTALTDRHEGTRAQPWKVSDAPADYIDGMLKAIVGFALPMERLIGTRKLSQNRSPADMAGVREGLAASPDARDHTLARSIPQGVAE, from the coding sequence ATGTACACACCCCGCGCCTTTGCCCTCGACGACTTGCCCGAACTGCATCAGCTGATCCAGCACACCCGCCTGGCGCAGTTGGTGACCTTTGGCGAACAGGGCCTGCTGGCCAGTCACTTGCCGCTGCTGCTCCAGCCCGAAGAAGGCCCGAACGGCACGCTTTACGGGCACCTGGCCAAGGCCAATCCGCAGTGGCGCGACCTGCAAAATGGCAGCGAAGCGCTGGTGATCTTTGCCGGCGCCGAGGCCTACATCAGCCCGGCGTTCTACCCGGCCAAGGCCGAGCACGGCAAAGTCGTGCCCACCTGGAACTACATCGCCGTGCATGCCTACGGCAAAGCCGAAGTGTTCGACGATGCCGAGCGTTTGCTGGCGGTCGTCACTGCGCTGACGGATCGCCATGAAGGCACGCGCGCCCAACCGTGGAAGGTCAGCGATGCCCCGGCCGACTACATCGACGGCATGCTCAAGGCCATCGTCGGCTTTGCCCTGCCGATGGAGCGCCTGATCGGCACGCGCAAGCTCAGCCAGAACCGTAGCCCGGCCGACATGGCCGGCGTGCGTGAGGGCCTGGCCGCCAGCCCGGATGCACGCGACCACACCCTCGCCCGCTCTATTCCCCAAGGAGTTGCAGAATGA